Proteins encoded within one genomic window of Ctenopharyngodon idella isolate HZGC_01 chromosome 6, HZGC01, whole genome shotgun sequence:
- the ak4 gene encoding adenylate kinase 4, mitochondrial, whose product MSKLFRAVIMGPPGSGKGTISERIAHSFGLKHLSSGDFVRENISAKTEAGVLAKTYIKKGLLVPDHVMTRLLLPRLEEMTKYSWLLDGFPRTLAQAEALNSACDLDVAINLNIPLETLKERLRHRWIHPPSGRVYNMCFNPPRVQGIDDITGEPLIQQEDDRPEALVARLRHYKDVAKPVIDFYKAKGILYTYSDTETDQIWPNISTLLSTKIPTIQSDARCASTH is encoded by the exons ATGTCCAAGTTATTCCGGGCTGTTATAATGGGTCCCCCAGGCTCGGGGAAAGGCACTATCTCGGAGAGGATCGCGCACAGTTTCGGCCTCAAACATTTATCCAGTGGAGACTTTGTTCGAGAAAACATCTCTGCGAAAACTG aagcTGGTGTTCTAGCTAAGACGTATATAAAAAAAGGATTGCTGGTGCCAGACCATGTCATGACACGCCTTCTGCTGCCTAGATTGGAGGAGATGACCAAATACAGCTGGTTGTTGGATG GTTTCCCTCGAACACTAGCTCAGGCTGAAGCCCTAAACAGTGCATGTGATCTGGATGTAGCCATCAATCTCAACATCCCTCTGGAAACACTGAAGGAAAGACTGCGACATCGCTGGATACATCCACCCAGTGGGAGAGTGTATAATATGTGCTTCAATCCTCCCCGTGTCCAG GGGATAGATGACATCACAGGAGAGCCATTGATTCAACAGGAGGATGACAGACCAGAAGCCCTGGTGGCCAGACTGAGACACTACAAAGATGTTGCCAAACCTGTCATAGATTTCTATAA GGCTAAAGGCATCCTGTACACATACTCAGACACAGAGACTGATCAGATCTGGCCGAATATCAGCACACTTCTCAGCACAAAGATCCCCACCATCCAATCAGATGCACGGTGTGCTTCAACTCACTGA